Genomic segment of Brachyspira suanatina:
AAAAAACATTTGCTTTATTAGCTAGTCTTTATGAACCATTAGATAAATTTTTCAAAGATATTATGGTAAATGTAGATGATGAGAAAATTAAAAATAACCGTATAGCTTTACTTTCTTCAGTTGATAAAATTTTCAAAAATATGCTTGATTTCTCTAGTTTGGTAAAATAATAAATTAATAATATTTAATAAGCACTTTCATTTTAATATGAGAGTGCTTTTTTATTATCAACTTTTTCAAAAAACAACATAATATGTAAAAAATGTCTTACAAATAAAATACGACTATATTATATACTATGCTATTTATATAATAATTTTACAAAACTTCTAATTATATAATTGTAAAATTTCTTATAACTTTATATTATATAATCAATACAAAAAAGGAGAAAAAATGAGAAAAATTATACCTATAGTATTATTTATATCTGTTTTAATATTTTCATGTTCAAAGACAGATACAACATCAAATCAAACTGGAAAAGCTGAGGCAGGCACTATGGATATAGACTTTCAGGCCGTATTTGGAGAAAAAGCTAATGATGATAATAATTTAATGCAAAACTCATATTTAAAAGTTTCAGGAACTTACGGCAATATTGATGCTAAAGTGGATGCTGCTACAGGAGCTTCAACACCTGCAGGAGCTACTAAATCTTGGGATTCATATAGATACGAGAATAAGCAATATGCAAATAATAAAATAGAAAGAGGATTCGGATTCTTTGTACTTTACGGAGTATCACCTGCTAAAACTTATAATTTTGATGGTATGACTGGAACAGGAAAATCTCAAAAAGTATTGAATGGAACTAACGGCCCTATAATTACAGGAACAGGAGTTACTAAAGATGAAACAGGAGTAATAACTATAAGATATGCTCATGCAGGGGGACCTACTGTTTATCCTTGGGTTTATGAATTAAAATCTGATACTAATGGAATATTTAAAATAGGTTACGGTTCAGATAATAACAAAGTAAGTACTTCTCAAATTTCTAATGATATGAATTTTGCTGATATTCAAATGGTTACTGATAAAGCTAAAGACGGCATACCTTATTGGCAGGGTGATTTGCAGGGTACTTTTGAAAATGATACTTTAACTTTGAAAGGTACTTTAAAAGAAGTTAAATAAAAAATTAAATATATTTTATAAGAGGCTTTATTATAAGCCTCTTTTTTTATAAAAAATTAATTTTTAATAAAGTTATATTTATTATTTAACTAGTAATATATAATTTATAGATATATGTTATAAATGAGCTTTTTTATTTTATAAATTCATTATAATCTTTATATCTAAAAAATATAATTTAAAATTATTGCGGTATTGAATTAAAAAATTATATAGTCTAAAATGATAATATATAATTTTTTTAATTTTTAATAAAAATTTTTTTATCGTTGATTTTTATTTTATTATACTATGTAGTTTGGAAAAATTTGATATCAGATTTTTACCAAATTATAAAGATTGGAGAAAAATCTATGGTTCGATTATTACCTGTCCTTCTTTTAGCCGTATTTTTTATAGGATGCGGTCAGCTAGATTACGCTAATTCAGAAAATTCTATAAAAGCAAAAAATGTTATAATTCTAATTGCTGATGGACAAAGCACTGATGTAATTACATATTCAAGATGGATTAATGGAGGAGAATCATTAGCCATAGATGAAATGTTAAGCGGAGCAGTGAGAACCCATAATGCTGATTCTCCTATAGCTGATTCTGCACCTGCCGGTACAGCTATAGCTACTGGGTATAAATCATCTTATAAGCAGTTTATAGGTATTCTTCCAGATGAGGCTATACTTCCTAATTCTTCAATACCTACAGAAGCCAGAAGTCCTATAGCAAATGTATTAGAGGCAGCACAGCTTCTTGATAAAGCTACAGGAATTGTTGCTACCGCAGAAATTATGCATGCAACTCCGGCAGCGTTTTCGGCTCATGATATCACTAGAAAAGACTATGATGATTTAAGCGAACAGCAAATATTTCAGGACATAGATGTTATACTTGGAGGCGGATATAAGTTTTTTACTAAAGAAGGCAGAAAAGATGGAAAGGATTTGATATCTGAAATTACTAATTTAGGTTATTCTATAATCAGAACTTCTGATGAATTAAATTCTTTCACAGGCGATAGGGTTATAGGACTTTTTGCAGATGCAGATTTGGCATATGATATAGACAGAAATGAAACATCTCAGCCTTCATTGGCTCAAATGACTTCAAAGGCTATAGAGATACTTTCTAAAAATAAAAATGGTTTCTTTTTAATGGTAGAAGCTTCAAAAGTAGATTGGGCTGCTCATGCCAATGATCCAGTAGGATTAGTATCCGATACTTTAGCTTATGATGCTGCTGTAAAAGTTGCATTGGATTTTGCTAAAAAAGATAATAATACTATGGTTATAGCTGTAACAGACCATGGAAACAGTGGTTTTTCTATGGGAAATTATGACACATCTTTAAATTATCAACAAATACGATTAGAAAGCCTTATAGATCCTATAAAAAAAGCTTCACGTTCTTCTGAATATATAGCTAGAAAAATAGAAGCTGGCGAAGATATAAGAGAAACTATGTCTAAATATTATTCTATTAATGATATGACAGCGGCAGAAGTAAATTCTCTTACAGGAAAAACAGGCGATGATTTACATTATGCTATAGGGCCAATATTAGCAAAAAGAGCATATTTAGGATTCACTTCTCATGGACATACCGGAGAAGATGTTCCTTTATATACTTATTTACCTAATAATAAAAGAATTACAGGTCTTATAGATAATACTGATATAGCTAAAAATATTGCTAAAGCTATGGGAATAAATTTAGATGAAGCTTCCAAAAAATTATTTATGAGTGAAGATGAAATAAAAAAAGCAGGTGCTGAGCTAACATCTGACGGTCAAATTCTTACTATACATATGAAAGATAAAACTGCTCAAATGATGAAAAACAGAAATATAATTATTGTAGATGGAGAGAAAAAAACTTTAGAGGGAGTTGTAGTTTATAATGAGTCTAAATGGTATTTCCCTGCTGAGGTATTAGATATATTAAATAAGTAATTTTATTTTTTATATTTATAAGCGGAGCTGTTTTTTGCAGCTTCGCTTTTTATTTTTAACAATTTTTATTAAAAGGTATTCTGCTATATACCTAAACAAATATATTTTGTCAAAAATAAAACTATAGTTTCTTTTTAATATATGGGGCTTTGCCCACCGCTCTGCGTACTTCGTAATACCCCACTTCTTTTACCGAGTAGGTACCTTTCGGTATTGGTATAAGGCAAAGCCCGCCTCACGAAGTGTGCCTACGGCAGGCGAGAACATATATCCTCGGTAAACTTGGATACGCTTCACGAACAACTGCATTTTTAACCTAAAATTAGGGTATTACACCATATTTGATAGATATTCTTAAAATATAAAGTTCTAGCAATTGCGTTTTTCGCGTAGCGTATCCGAAAGGATAAAAACTTTGACGAAGTACGCAGAGCGTGTGCGACAAAAAAGTTGATAATATATTTACAAAATATAAAATTGATAAAATATAATTGTCTAAGTATTTAATTAAATAAATTATATATTTAAATAATTTTAATTATCATAAATAAAAATTAATCGCAAAATACCTCTGTTAAATAAATTTAACAGATGCTCGCAATTTTTATTTAAAATGCACAATAATATATCTATAATAATTAATTATAGATTTAAATGCTTCCATGCCTCATAAAAATGATGAACAGGGCCATGACCTTTACCTACACTGTCAACTTTGGCAGCCTGTAATGCATTGAATAAATACTGTTTTCCTAATTTTGAAGCCTCAAGAGGAGTTTTGCCATGTGCTATATAACTGCATATTGCTGCTGAAAGTGTGCATCCTGTACCATGTGTATTTTTAGTATCTATTCTTAAAGCATCTAAAAACTCTTTGCTTTCTTTATTAATAAATAAATCCCTTGACAATTCACCTTCTAAATGTCCGCCTTTAAGCATAACATTTTTTGCCCCCATATTGAGTATATCATTAGCGGCATCTATCATATCATCATCGGTTTTTATTTTTTTTGAAGTTAAATCCTCAGCTTCAGGTATATTCGGAGTTACAATAGTAGAAATAGGAAGTATATATTTTTTTAAGCTGTCCACTGCCTCTTCAAGAAGAAGTCTGTCTCCGCTCTTTGCCACCATTACAGGATCAACTATTATAGGTATATTCTTAGAATTATTACTCAAAAAATTGGCAACTAATTTTATTATATCACTATTAAAAAGCATTCCTATCTTTATAGCATCAGGTATAATATCATCAAATATGCATTCCAATTGCTCTTTTATAGCTTTTAATTCTATTTCATAACAGCTTCTTACACCTTGAGTATTCTGCACAGGTAATGCAGTAAGTACGCACATTCCATAACATCCCAAAGCAGAAAAAGTTTTCAAATCTGCCTGTATGCCGGCACCTCCGGAACCATCAAATCCGGCTATTGTTAAAGCCTTTACCATTATCAAAAACTCCTATAATTTATTATGAATTAAGATTATTTTAATTTTTCTATATATTTATCATATATAAATTTACATATTAATTTAGAATTAAATACTGATAAATCGACAAACTCTCCTATATACTCATTTCCTATTTTTTCAAGTATATTAATAGAAAAACTTATTTTATAAGAACTAATTGACATAGAAGCATTTTTTATAACATGCCCTACTTCTAGACTAGCTTCTTCAGGAGGCATAATAAATTTTAAGCCTACAGGCGACATTTCTATTATCATACCATGAAGAATCTGTCTTACACCATCATGTCTAAATACCAATTTAAAATTATCTAAATTGTTTATTACTATATGTTTTAGTTTTCTAGGCTTAACTCCAGCCTTATCTATTAAAACATTAAATCTATTCAAAAAATCTTTTTCATTGAATGGCTTTAACAAAAATCCTGAAACCCCAATTCTCATCATCTTAGTGAAAAACTCTCTTGTAGGATCAGCAACATGAACTATAACATGAACTCCATGATACCTATCATCTAAATAAATTTTTTCAAGTATACTCTCCATTTCTGTATCATTTTCCTCAACCTCTATAATCGCAATAGAAAAAGGAAGTTTACCGAACATACTTAAAATATTATTTTTATCTTTTACAGCCACAACTTCATATCCTGCCGTAATAAGAATACTGATAAAACTATCCCTTATTTGTAAAGATGAATCATAAACTAATACTCTCATAATATATACCTGAAAATTAATTATATTGTTTTTACATTATATAATAGAAAAAATTAAAATCAATAATATATATAAACTTAATCATAAACTCTAATAAGTAAATAATTTTTATAATGTAGTTATTAATATATTACATTTGGTATATTATACATTTAATAAAAATATATTATTATATTTCATTAACAAAAATATAGTAAAAAGTTGTTTTTTTTTATTTATTATATATAATAAAGAGATGAAAACATCTGTATATAATTTATTTCCGCCGCTTCTAGGGCATATAAAAAATTGGTATAGCCATATTGATAGGATTAAAAATATGGGTTTTGAATGGGTGTATATTAATCCTATAACATATCCCGGATTCAGCGGAAGTCTGTACGCTACAAAATATTATTATCAATATAACCCTGCTTTTTTCACTAGCTGTGAACAAGAAATTGCTGAAAAAGAGATTAAGGATTTCATTGCATATTGTAATAATAAAAATATAAAAGTAATGATAGATTTGGTTATTAATCATTCATCAAAGGACTGTAATTTGACTAATGAACATCTTGAATGGTATAAAACCAAAGATGGAGCTTTACAATCTCCCGGAGCTTGGGATAATGGTAAATGGGTTGAATGGGGCGATTTAGCTATGTTCAATAATAAAAGAGATCCCAATGAAAAAGATGAGGAAGAAAACGCTGATAATAAAGATAACAGTGAAGAAGAAAATAATCAGTATATAAACAATAATGAAATATTAAATCCTATATGGTATTATTGGAATGATTTAATAAAACATAATCTTGATTTAGGATTCAGCGGATTCAGATGCGATGCTGCGTATAAAGTTCCTAAAGAATTATGGAAATATTTAATAGATAATGCTAAAAAAATAAATAATGAAGTTATATTCTTTGCTGAAAGTTTAGGCTGCTCTATAGAAGATACTAAAAAACTCATAGATGCCGGTTTTGATTATGTGGCAAGCAGTGCTAGATGGTGGGATTATGAGGGCGAATGGTTTATAGAACAGTATGATCTAGCAAGAGAAAAATGCCAACAAATAGCATTCCCAAGTAATCATGATACTAGAAGGCTTATTGAAGAATATGATGGCAATATCTGGAAAGTAAAACAAACTTTCTTGTTTACAGCAATAGTATGTGATATGTGGATGATAACTTTAGGAGATGAATACGGATTCTTGAAAAGATGCAATGTTGTGGGCGGAAATGAAAAAGATTATGAAAATATAAACTATGATTTAAGCGAATATATAAAAGATATCACTAATTATATAAAAAATAATCCTATACTTGCTAATTGCGGTAAAATAGTTTCTGTTGAGATAGAAGAAAAAAAGAAACTAGAAAAATTAAAAAAAGAAACCGATACTCATAATGAAAATCATGAACATAATGAATATTATGAGCAGGAAAGAATCTATAAAGAAAAAAAGGAAAAAGATCCTTTTAGAAAGTTTTATAAGTATAATTTAGATGAAAGCGATAAACTTTTAATCATAGTTAATATAACTTCTAAAACTGAAAAATTAGATACAAAAGAATACGGTATAAAAGAAGATATATCTTTTGAAGGAAAAATAGAAAATATTACAGAAACTATAGATATATTGCCGTATCAATTAAAAATATTCACTTTATAGGAAAAATGTATTTGGTATAACATTATAGGAAGTTTATTTTATGGAAGAGAGAAAATCTATAGACAGTTTTTTTTCAGATTTATCTATGGGGCTGCTTTTTGCTGAAAACACAAATGAAATAGACAGAGTTGTTGATTTATTCTTGGAAAAAACTTGTCAGTACTACGGTTTTGATTGCGGAGAAGTGTATTTTCCTAAAGGGGATTATCTTATACTTAGAGGTGTATATGGAATAGATAGATATTATGTATGTAAAGTTGATTTTCCAATATCTGCCAATCATTGTAAAGATGTATTATATGATCAAAAAATTTATGTAGGTGAAAATATCAATCATACAAATATGGAAGTATTTTCAGATTATTCATCTATGTTTGTACTTCCAATATTTTTCTATGCAAATCCTATTGGAGTTGTGGTTTTTAGAAATAGAGAAAATAAAATAGAATTCTACAACTCTATAATTGATGAAATAAAAAATGTTATAGGACACTTTGCTGTATATGCTAATAATGTACTTCAAAGTGTAACATATAAAGAAAGAGATAAACAGTTAAAGCTGCTTAGAGAATTATATTTGAAATTAAGCGATGTTGATGATTTTGAAAATAATTTAAATCAATTAGCAAATGATATTGCCAATATTTTCACAGCTAATAAAGCATTTATAAGACTCAGAAGAGAAAATGGAGAATTATATACAAGGTCTAGCTATGGATTTCCGTATAATTTTGATTATTCAATATTTGAGAATGATGATTATATAAGTGAATTTTGGGATAAAGGTATATTCTTTATAAATAATACGGCAAACAATAAATACTATGAAAGATTTAAAGGCGTTATAAATAGATCTGTACTATTCAATAGAATACCTGCTAAAAATAATTGTATAGGCTATATAGTTGTTATAGATAAAATACCGGATGCGGTTAATCCTCTTGGAGATTTTGATTCAAACGATGTTAACTTATTTAATCCGCTTCTAGCTAATATAGCAAGTAGAATTTCAGAGCATTATAATATTGTAGAATTAAGCAAAGCAAACGAAAAAAATATGAAACATATGTCTCGTTTGAATACATTATATGATATAAGCAATATTTTATTGGAACGCTCAAAAACAGAGGATATATTATTCCTACTTTTAACAATAGCTACAATAGGAGATGTATTTGCTTTTAACAGAGCATTTGCTTTTCTTTACGATAAAGAATTCAATGTATTTAGAGGAAGAATGTGCGTTGCTCCTACTAATGCTCAGGAAGCTGCTATGATTTGGAGCAATATGCAAAAACTAGATAAATATGCCCTTAGAGAAAAATTAATGCTTTCTTTTGACAAAAGAAGCATGGAAGATTCTTGGGATTTAAATCAGAAATTTTTGAATACTGTTATACCTAATAATGAAAACTGTAAATTATTCTTTGATGTATTTAATAATAAAAACAGCATCAATATAACAAACACAGATAAGCCTGAAGTTGAACAAATAAAACAATATACTGATATATTCGGATACTGTCCTTTCGCTATAATACCTATAATGAATGCTACAAATTGTATAGGTATGGTAGTAGTTGATAACTCTTATAATGGAAAACCTATACCTGAAGACGACTTGGATTATTTGAAAATGTTCGGAAGGCAGGCTGCTGTAGCTTTAGAATATTCATATCTTTATAATGAAATAGAAAAAAATAACAATGCATTAAAAGCCGCTGAAAAAACTTTATTAGATTTAAAAAGTTTAGCTATCATAGGAGAAATGAGCTCTTCTATGGCACATAATCTTAGAAACTTCATAGTACCTATTGCAGGCTTTGCTAATAGGCTTGTAAAGGTAAGTAAAGAAGAAAATATAAAAAACTATGCTCAAATAATAGCTAATGAAGTTGAAAATTTAGAGAATTATTTGAGAAGGAATTTATCATTTGCAAAGAGTATTAATCTGGAAGTGGACAATATAAAAATAGAAGATATGATTAAATATCTTACTATTTTATCAAATGAATATATAAAGAAAAGCGGAAAAAATATTAAATTCTATGCTGTAAAGGTCACTAAAGAAGATGTTGTAAAATGGGATTATGATAGAATGAATGAAGTTATATTCAATCTCATAATCAATGCTATAGATGCTATAAATGACGGAGATGAAGATTCAATTATAAGTGTAATATTTGATGATAATGCATACAGAGAATCTATCATAGACATCATAGTAGAAAATACTAATTCATATATAGAACCTGAATTAGCTGAAAAAGTATTTACTCCATTCTTTACGACAAAGAGTCATGGAGTTGGTATAGGGCTTGCTATTTCTAAGAGAATAGTGGAAGCACATGGCGGAAGTATGGTAATAAAAAGTGTTAATAGTCCGTCTAAAATAACAACTTTTTTTGTTTCCATACCTGTTAATTTAAATAATTAAAAATCATTTTCCGATAATAATTTAGTGGAGATGAAAATATGGCTAAAATAAGTGAAGCTGCAAAAGCTGATTGCACTAGGATGCAAAATAAATATAAAAATTTGCTGGCAGGAATAGAATCAAAACTAGTAAAAGTAGAAAAAGATTTGCTTACTTTGGAAGATAGTTTTGAAATAGCTGCTAAAAAAATAGAAGCGGCTGTACTATACATTCAGGCATCTTCTTATATTGCAACCACTTGTTATATAGCTATAGAATTCATAGATGTTCGTTCTGATAATCAGCTTAATGATGGAAGAAGATACATTAACAAAGCTATTATGCTTTTAGAAGAAGTGTTCGGAAACCATACAGATGATTCTCTCTCTTTAAATGAAGAAATACATGAATATTTCAAAGGCAAATTATCTGATGAATGGAAATATAAATTTATCTGCTCATTCGGATATGTTATAGACTATTTCAAATATTGTTATGGTGAGAATTCTAAATGGCTTCAAAATTTTATAGAAATAGAAGCTAGATTTGCTACTATAGGCAAAAATATGATAGACTTCAAAACTTATATTAAAGAATTGAGTCCTGAATTGGAAGGATATAAATTCAGAGTAAAATTGATGGAGTTAGTAAAAAAACTATTAGCTTCTGCCGCTGAACAATACAGAACTAAATATGAACTTCAAGATAAAAGATTAGATGATATGAAAATGGCTTTAAATATCATAGCTTCTCTAAGAAGAATACATGTATATTTAAATGAAAACGAAGAATCCGAAGAGAAAAAGAAAATGTATGATCTTTGGAAAAAGAAAATGGATGCCGACATCAAAAAAATGAAATAATATACATACCTTTACAATTTTTTACTTTTTAGTATAATAATAATAATACTTATGAAAATTAAAATTACTTTAATACTATCTCTTATATTTGTTGTTATTATATTAAAAATAGTAACATTTTCTAAAAATTTTGTAGAAAATTATTATTCAAGATTAATATACAAAAATATAGCCGGTACTATAAACCGCATATCTTCAAATTTTAGTTTTTCATTAGGTGAAGTACTTCTTTTTTTATTTATAATAGCAGTTATAATTTTTATTGTAATAGCTTTTAAAAAATCTTTTTTCAATGCTGATATAAAATCATTAGCAGATAAATCAAAAACAGCATTAAATTTTTTATATATACTAGCCTGCTCTATGATTGTTATATATATAATATTTCTTTTGGTATGGGGATTAAATTATCATAGAGTGCCTTTAATAGAAAATTATCCCCCAAGAGAAATAAATAATGATGATATATATTTGCTAGCTGATACTCTTGTAAAAAATATAAACAATCTAAAAGATGAAATGAAGTATAAAGAAGTTAATACCAATTATCAGGCTTTAAATAGAATGATAGAATCTGAATATAATAAAGTATTTGAGGATTTTGAGTTTTTAAACATGCATTATTCAAAAACAAAACCAATAATGATATCAAAATTGTTTTTACATCTTCAAATAACAGGAATATATTCACCTTTTACATCTGAAGCAAATGTAAATATACTTATTCCAAGCATATCAATACCTTTTACAATAGGACATGAAATGGCTCATCAAATAGGCATAGCTTATGAAGATGAGGCTAACTTTATATCGTATGTAGCATGCTCTAAACATACAGATCCATTTGTAAGATATTCAGCTAATTTTGAGGCACTTCTATATGTTTTGGGTGAATTAAAAAGAGATGAAAATTATGCTCACTTGATGTCGAATTTAAATAGCGATACCAAAGAAGAGATAAAAAAATATTATGAGTTTTGGCAGCAGTATATGGGAAATCTTTCAAAGGTAAGCCAAAAAGTTAATGATACATATCTTAAAGCAAATAGCCAAGATGACGGAATAAAAAGTTATTCAAGGGTTGTTAAACTATTAGTATTATACCATAATATTAACCCTCAATAAAATTTAAAGTTTTACGATAATAAAACTACATATATAATTATAACTAACAAATAGGATATTTTACATGCGTTTAGATGAACCGCCTTATTTTTATCAATGCAAAAAATGCAAAAGAAGATTTACTGTAAGAAGAAAAAAACATACTATAAATTTATTAATAATAAAACTAAATAAGCAGAAATGTCCTTACTGTAAAAGCTCAAGAACAAGAAATATTGATGATCTTGTAAAAGCAGTACAGTGACTTTTTATTATTCATTCTTTGAATCTATAATATAAACAAATTATATCAGTATAATATAAATTTTTTATATATTTGATGTTTAATTCATATTATATATAATAATTGCCTATTGAATTATTATAATATTTGATATATAAATCAATTATAGGCGGTATTATTTTATGAATGAAGAATTAAATGATAAAGAATTAAATAATAATGATACACTAATCAATAATGATAGCTCTTTCCCTGAAATTGAAATATATGTCAATAAAAGAAAATTATCCATACTCATATTTGTATCTCTGATTTTTATTGTTATGGGGATATTTATATTTATCAATAAAAAAGAGTTTAAAGAAGAACTTATAAGTATTTTTATATTAATACTTTTTAGTGTATGTCTTTTAACTTTTATCATGCAATGGTTAAAATCTAGAAAACCTATAATCACATTAGATGAAAACGGCATAGCTTATTATGTTTTATTAAAAAATCAAAATATATTTATTAAATGGGCAGATATTAGAGAAATACTTTTTTCAAAAACATTTATATATATTTATTTGAAAGAAGAAAATAGTTTATTAGAAAATAAAAAAAATAATGATGAACCTATTGTCATATATATATCAGAAATAAATATGAAAAGAAATACTTTAATATATCTCATAACACATTACTTTGAAAATAAAAATCATGAAGGAGATATTTAATTATGAATAATAAAAATAATAAATTATATTCAGATAGTAAATTTTCTATTAAAATTTATATAAATAATATAAGATTCTTCGCGGTAATGATGATAGGATTAATTATTGCTATACTTTTAATAGATGTACTATTTACACAAAATCCTGATGAGGATATGAAGGCTGCTATTATATTTGTAGTATCTTTTTTTATGTTCGGGGTTATTATACTTTCTATCATTCTAATAAGAAGTGTAATTTTTAAAAAAGCAAGTTTCATATTAGATGATAAAGGAATATATTATAATAATTTGCTTGTGAAAAGTTATATTTATGTTCTTTGGAAAGAAATAAAAGACTTAGATATAATAGGAAGCTACTTGTTTATATATTTGAAAGATCCCCAAACTTATTATTTCAGGAAATTCAAAGGAAGAATAGTATCAGAAGATCCATTGTATATATATTTGGGTGATTTGGATATAAGCAATAAATTTATAAACAGCATGTTTAAATTCTTTGATGATAACTACAGAGATCTAGAAGATGATAATGATGAAGAAGACGATTATAAAAAATATTATAGGGATTATTATTAATATATAAAAAAGGTGCATTGAAAATATAAAAGAGATAATCAATGCACATTTGAAAAACTTCTGATTAAATTATTTAAAACTTCTGTCTATATCAAGTTCTCTTAAAGTTCTAATCATCTGCATTTCCATTTCTATTCTAAAATTATCATTAACAGCACTATTTATAGCATTATTATTAGGATTTCTCTGATGCATTTGAGATTTAATAGTAGAATTATTTAC
This window contains:
- a CDS encoding STM3941 family protein, with translation MNEELNDKELNNNDTLINNDSSFPEIEIYVNKRKLSILIFVSLIFIVMGIFIFINKKEFKEELISIFILILFSVCLLTFIMQWLKSRKPIITLDENGIAYYVLLKNQNIFIKWADIREILFSKTFIYIYLKEENSLLENKKNNDEPIVIYISEINMKRNTLIYLITHYFENKNHEGDI